The following are encoded together in the Pedobacter sp. D749 genome:
- a CDS encoding FAD-binding oxidoreductase: protein MQKLTDYSDHHQSSVNYDTTNAQTLEDITQVIAEAYRQKRPLRIRGNGHSMNSSSLPRDGELLLLTTFIRHFRFEKPGTITVGAGAAIWNVNLTLRKYGYELLVYNDGTAPASTVGGYLSAGGIGATSQRYGGFWETVEHVILVNGCGKAVRSSFGDGIFEWLFGSMSQLGYIYEVCLKIRPIKGTEKYPQDITGEISSNNHHWNKLAWYNLFTTPEHVEEAIQGLKTISHVHKRTWVNLPLYRYDIAFKKFNPPLIYPQQESLVALGIWGEPWHDKGFDIGLLRLLEADFAEFILEKPYFRRYVQAEFTFEDFDYTGYFGRDVVSGFKKVKHQLDPQGIFTNLIR, encoded by the coding sequence ATGCAAAAACTAACCGATTACAGCGATCATCATCAAAGTTCCGTGAATTATGATACAACGAATGCTCAAACTTTAGAGGACATTACCCAAGTGATAGCAGAGGCATATCGTCAAAAGCGACCGCTTCGCATCCGCGGCAATGGGCATTCTATGAACAGCTCGTCTTTACCCAGGGATGGCGAGTTACTGTTACTGACCACTTTTATCAGGCATTTTCGTTTTGAAAAACCAGGTACGATTACGGTAGGAGCCGGTGCAGCGATATGGAACGTAAACCTAACACTCAGGAAATATGGTTATGAGCTATTGGTTTACAACGATGGTACAGCACCGGCTTCTACAGTGGGCGGCTATCTATCAGCAGGTGGTATTGGCGCTACAAGTCAGCGTTACGGAGGTTTTTGGGAAACAGTGGAGCACGTGATACTGGTTAACGGTTGTGGAAAGGCTGTACGCAGCTCTTTTGGTGATGGTATATTTGAATGGCTTTTTGGCTCAATGAGCCAATTGGGTTACATTTATGAAGTATGCCTGAAGATAAGGCCAATCAAAGGCACTGAAAAATATCCGCAGGACATTACCGGTGAAATATCCTCAAACAATCATCACTGGAATAAACTGGCCTGGTATAACCTGTTCACCACGCCTGAGCACGTAGAAGAAGCCATTCAGGGATTGAAAACGATCAGCCATGTGCACAAACGTACCTGGGTAAATTTGCCCTTATACAGGTATGATATCGCTTTCAAAAAGTTCAATCCACCGCTTATTTACCCGCAGCAAGAAAGCCTGGTGGCGCTCGGGATATGGGGAGAGCCGTGGCATGACAAAGGTTTTGATATCGGGCTGTTGCGTTTGCTCGAAGCTGATTTTGCCGAATTCATTCTTGAAAAACCATATTTCCGCCGCTATGTGCAGGCTGAGTTTACATTTGAAGATTTTGATTATACAGGGTATTTTGGTAGAGATGTGGTATCAGGTTTCAAAAAGGTAAAACACCAACTCGATCCGCAGGGAATTTTCACAAACCTTATACGATAA
- a CDS encoding SEC-C metal-binding domain-containing protein, whose product MSTILLDDLCYPIGFFGQQAPELEAFEKQHGLSRLLTALLTHDELVIRLDILEPVIELLGITNTLYLFRQGILRIIDDGGTSTAFLPNDGVNMLMNFSNSTALQLDAIHGRLKAKHTGAKVREMLDHLIFLADHTRIEVDGEWVSELVTREDASDLKNGRLTRLLGFEGSYTTTLVSDGDTLPLYRLNQSNKSLIYQQELGLTTLSTEFGTREIMSGKLGGYMAGKTPDPIALFKEIGTMKQLPDLANLYLNGVITIKAIVDMRGERDGRKFREWLESEDYKRTEVIKILASSARKGGAQGWLKHLRWLVPNLIGWFNTPAGVAVSAVDSYVVNNLLSGWHPNLFLDDVLTVGLEKHQKTARQLRDASSAARRAGKKIARNDLCPCGSGKKLKKCHGENI is encoded by the coding sequence ATGAGTACGATATTGCTGGATGACCTCTGTTATCCGATAGGTTTTTTTGGCCAACAGGCACCTGAACTGGAGGCATTTGAAAAGCAGCATGGGCTTTCCCGCCTCCTTACCGCACTGCTGACCCATGACGAGCTGGTGATACGTCTGGATATCTTAGAACCAGTGATCGAACTGCTTGGGATTACCAATACCCTTTATCTGTTCAGGCAGGGCATTTTGCGTATCATTGATGACGGCGGTACTTCTACTGCTTTTCTGCCTAACGATGGGGTAAATATGCTGATGAATTTCAGCAATTCGACAGCGCTTCAGTTGGACGCGATTCATGGCCGGCTGAAGGCGAAGCACACCGGGGCGAAGGTCAGGGAAATGCTGGACCACCTTATTTTTCTGGCTGATCATACCCGTATCGAGGTTGACGGTGAGTGGGTTTCGGAGCTGGTGACCCGGGAAGATGCTTCGGATCTGAAAAACGGAAGGCTGACCAGGCTTCTGGGCTTTGAAGGATCGTATACAACTACACTGGTGAGTGATGGAGACACCTTACCGCTTTACCGGTTGAACCAGTCCAACAAAAGCCTGATTTATCAGCAGGAACTTGGCCTGACTACCCTGTCTACGGAGTTTGGCACAAGGGAAATCATGTCTGGAAAGCTGGGAGGCTACATGGCTGGCAAAACGCCGGATCCGATCGCATTGTTTAAAGAGATCGGGACAATGAAACAGTTGCCCGATCTGGCGAACCTATATCTCAATGGCGTGATCACGATAAAGGCCATCGTCGATATGCGCGGCGAACGGGATGGCCGTAAGTTCCGGGAATGGCTGGAAAGCGAGGATTATAAGCGCACAGAGGTGATCAAAATACTTGCTTCAAGTGCAAGAAAAGGTGGTGCCCAGGGCTGGCTGAAGCATTTGCGATGGCTGGTCCCCAACTTGATCGGCTGGTTTAATACGCCTGCAGGCGTGGCAGTATCGGCGGTGGACTCCTACGTGGTGAACAACCTGTTATCGGGATGGCATCCCAATCTGTTTCTGGACGATGTGCTGACCGTTGGCCTGGAAAAACACCAGAAAACGGCCAGACAGCTTCGCGATGCCAGTTCGGCCGCCAGGCGAGCGGGCAAAAAAATTGCCCGCAATGATCTATGTCCATGTGGTTCGGGGAAAAAGTTGAAAAAGTGCCATGGTGAAAACATCTAG
- a CDS encoding putative phage abortive infection protein: MKTLLLWASALLTVLGIGISVYFFYALSAPFEINGEGEWMMDVTGQVGDFIGGIVGTLFALTGTALIYLSFREQTTQNKREAFEAAFFEMLRLHRENVAEMRLSRSLSDHQELAENRKVFRLIYAEFMECYFEVKKFFRKTDDYILPKYQAELKRIADRISPYIDVKEMAMIDTAYCIVFFGIGNEGEQVLTHRFRSRYNNAHFRELLAYIKLKPQREDEKRFQNFVYFRSLPVSAQRAKIRELYDYKRRATITNPTLSDDELRFLARNDYTKYYGGHQHRLGHYFRHLFQTYKYLHYHHNLDRKEKYLYGKTLRAQLSTYEQALFFINSISTLGMKWELLAEYKRTENMDEDQVDKLRRKNHLITEYNLIKNLPGESLFGFRYRTYYPEIKYESEE, encoded by the coding sequence ATGAAAACCCTTTTACTATGGGCATCTGCCCTATTGACCGTACTTGGTATTGGTATTTCTGTCTATTTCTTTTACGCGCTATCGGCTCCATTTGAGATCAACGGTGAGGGAGAATGGATGATGGATGTAACCGGCCAGGTCGGGGACTTTATCGGAGGCATTGTGGGCACCCTTTTCGCCCTCACGGGTACTGCGCTGATCTATTTATCTTTCCGCGAGCAGACCACTCAGAACAAACGGGAAGCTTTCGAGGCTGCTTTTTTTGAAATGCTCAGACTGCACCGGGAAAACGTGGCCGAGATGCGGCTTTCCAGATCGCTTTCTGATCATCAGGAGCTGGCCGAGAACCGGAAGGTGTTCCGTCTTATTTATGCCGAATTTATGGAATGCTACTTTGAGGTGAAAAAATTTTTCCGAAAGACCGATGACTATATCCTTCCCAAATACCAGGCCGAACTCAAGCGGATTGCAGACAGGATCAGCCCGTATATCGATGTCAAGGAAATGGCCATGATCGATACCGCGTACTGTATTGTTTTCTTTGGTATAGGCAATGAGGGTGAGCAGGTACTCACGCACCGTTTTCGAAGCAGGTATAATAATGCACATTTCAGAGAACTGCTCGCTTATATTAAGCTAAAGCCTCAGCGGGAAGATGAGAAACGCTTTCAAAACTTTGTGTATTTTAGGTCACTTCCAGTCAGCGCCCAGCGGGCCAAGATCCGCGAACTTTATGATTATAAACGTAGGGCAACAATTACCAATCCCACCTTAAGCGATGATGAACTGCGTTTTTTAGCACGTAATGATTACACCAAATATTACGGGGGGCATCAGCACCGCCTCGGTCATTATTTCCGTCATCTGTTTCAGACCTATAAGTATCTTCATTATCACCACAATCTAGACCGGAAGGAGAAATATTTATATGGCAAAACGCTCCGGGCACAACTGTCTACCTATGAGCAGGCACTTTTTTTCATCAACAGCATTTCTACGCTTGGCATGAAATGGGAACTGCTCGCCGAATACAAGCGCACGGAAAATATGGACGAAGATCAGGTGGATAAACTTCGCCGCAAAAATCACCTCATTACGGAGTATAACCTGATCAAAAATCTGCCTGGGGAGAGTTTGTTCGGTTTCAGGTACCGGACTTACTATCCGGAAATCAAGTACGAATCAGAGGAATAG
- a CDS encoding DUF559 domain-containing protein → MDFSPYIENLRDQIAYSLRHDEYGIKDLWMRDIDDFLLKKNVSELEKAFFLVLNQFPRDHTDYLIRPGEMVLVRDIYDLRVPGIDYELDFAIYGGSINDPVKVAIEVDGQRSHGEKHVRKDRRKDANLQAAGWLVMRFSSKEIHQEIVKFSENENHVSDFLTCIDNVIREKLQLVTGNNYGRREIRTLLTGYSWGQVTCPDCGRSAEGILNRKKQSCNHCGHQYLRVLGTHERVKYEHQGLWYFESDQFKF, encoded by the coding sequence ATGGACTTTAGCCCTTATATAGAAAATCTGCGTGATCAGATTGCTTACAGTTTACGGCATGATGAATATGGGATCAAGGATCTCTGGATGCGCGATATTGATGATTTTTTGCTGAAGAAGAATGTAAGTGAACTGGAGAAAGCTTTTTTCCTGGTCCTGAATCAGTTTCCGAGAGACCATACCGATTACCTGATCCGTCCCGGTGAGATGGTTCTGGTTCGGGATATCTATGATTTGAGGGTTCCCGGAATTGATTATGAGCTTGATTTTGCCATTTATGGCGGTTCGATAAATGATCCGGTAAAAGTCGCCATTGAAGTGGACGGGCAAAGGTCACATGGAGAGAAACATGTGCGGAAAGACCGACGAAAGGATGCCAATCTCCAGGCGGCCGGCTGGCTGGTCATGCGCTTCAGCTCGAAAGAGATCCACCAGGAGATTGTGAAGTTTTCTGAAAACGAAAACCATGTTTCGGACTTTCTGACCTGTATCGACAATGTGATCCGGGAAAAGCTGCAATTGGTGACCGGTAACAATTATGGCCGCAGGGAGATCCGTACACTACTGACTGGCTATAGCTGGGGACAGGTTACCTGCCCCGATTGCGGCCGGTCTGCCGAAGGCATACTCAACCGTAAAAAACAATCCTGCAATCATTGTGGCCATCAGTACCTCCGGGTTCTGGGCACGCACGAACGTGTGAAGTATGAGCACCAGGGATTGTGGTATTTCGAAAGTGATCAGTTTAAATTTTAA
- a CDS encoding HNH endonuclease, translated as MYQIKISEGLDGVEVMDLVMDLPDKYRKQYDDFFSAYELINIQPNELEKVRLKKPSERQCRFCKKAYPEVRFNKNAHVIPELLGRSNLYSDFECDSCNMRFGVYESEFSAFIGAARSLAQVKAKEGIPKYKSADKKLMIHSSDDGSGTRRLTVESEDFEARIVFDEDEKKVTLKTDRPSYVPLMVYKALAKILLTLLDEESFASYGRLNEAIADVNEEKGLLKGNPFAMAFIYVNPGKPFPIAQAFVAQKKDKKAVIPSHSMVLYFQNYIYQMFPACCSDDFWMYDGKAQIGLLNAPPLVDKSFVQRFGEPEAFRVMLGAAQRVKNEKSEIVLRYDSIIKVMEGDTGGQKSTGSDPSAV; from the coding sequence ATGTATCAGATTAAAATATCGGAAGGTTTGGATGGCGTGGAAGTCATGGATCTGGTTATGGATCTGCCCGATAAGTATAGAAAGCAGTATGATGATTTTTTTTCAGCTTACGAGCTGATCAATATCCAGCCGAATGAGCTGGAAAAAGTACGGCTCAAAAAGCCCTCTGAAAGACAGTGCCGATTTTGTAAAAAGGCTTATCCCGAGGTCAGATTCAACAAAAATGCCCATGTTATTCCTGAACTGCTTGGCAGGAGTAATTTATATTCAGATTTTGAATGTGACAGCTGTAATATGCGTTTTGGCGTATATGAATCGGAATTCTCTGCCTTTATAGGTGCGGCGCGGAGCCTGGCACAGGTCAAGGCCAAGGAAGGGATTCCCAAATATAAATCAGCAGACAAAAAACTGATGATACACAGTTCGGATGATGGTTCCGGAACACGAAGGCTAACGGTTGAATCAGAAGATTTTGAGGCAAGGATTGTGTTCGATGAGGATGAAAAGAAAGTGACGCTGAAAACAGACCGGCCCAGTTACGTCCCGCTGATGGTTTATAAGGCGCTCGCCAAGATCCTGCTCACCCTGCTCGATGAGGAAAGTTTCGCCAGTTATGGCCGGCTCAATGAGGCAATTGCAGATGTAAACGAGGAAAAAGGGCTATTGAAAGGTAATCCATTTGCCATGGCATTTATTTATGTCAATCCCGGTAAGCCCTTTCCGATCGCACAGGCCTTTGTGGCACAGAAAAAGGATAAAAAAGCGGTGATTCCGAGCCACTCGATGGTTCTTTATTTCCAGAACTATATCTATCAGATGTTTCCTGCATGCTGCAGCGATGATTTTTGGATGTATGATGGAAAAGCACAGATTGGTCTTTTGAATGCACCTCCATTGGTGGACAAATCCTTTGTCCAGCGATTCGGGGAGCCCGAAGCCTTCAGGGTTATGCTGGGCGCTGCTCAAAGGGTAAAAAATGAGAAGAGTGAGATTGTGCTGCGTTATGATTCGATCATAAAAGTGATGGAGGGCGATACCGGTGGACAGAAATCAACCGGTAGTGATCCATCAGCGGTTTAG
- a CDS encoding RNA polymerase sigma factor, which translates to MDLYPRQTDQQLLSQLSAGDERAYAAIYERYKFLLFSFALRRLGDGQESEDLLHEVFLSL; encoded by the coding sequence ATGGATTTATACCCAAGGCAGACCGACCAACAACTCCTCTCGCAGCTCAGCGCTGGCGATGAGCGGGCCTATGCCGCCATCTATGAACGCTATAAATTCCTGCTCTTCAGTTTTGCCCTCAGACGCCTCGGCGACGGACAGGAAAGCGAGGACCTGCTCCACGAAGTTTTTTTGTCCCTCTGA
- a CDS encoding sigma factor-like helix-turn-helix DNA-binding protein, translating into MPKKMREVFQLSRDSGKNRKEIARELGLSEETVKSHMHHALKILKARLGTMMVLIFF; encoded by the coding sequence CTGCCCAAAAAAATGCGCGAAGTCTTTCAGCTCAGCCGCGATTCGGGTAAAAACAGAAAAGAGATCGCCCGGGAACTCGGCCTTTCAGAGGAAACCGTCAAAAGCCACATGCACCATGCGCTGAAAATCCTCAAGGCCAGGCTCGGCACGATGATGGTGCTGATTTTTTTCTAA
- a CDS encoding ImmA/IrrE family metallo-endopeptidase — protein sequence MSDNGFINEFYKLLNPADPWTGDEESLKALFEIKLQQYGLTMNQAEKLLSMQKRTLEGILDKSAKRIDVVSLLKLGQFLGLNTDALFKLYLKEASHDIVGELEDAKRKSFIVSNFDTKNLHKSGFIKSKTDFDEIEKRIVSYFGLNSIYEYGTKSYIPAFSRTKRSANVLMKEFWVRSAYSHFEKINNPNAFDREALVDLIPKIRPYTMNVESGLKIVSQALFNAGVTVIYQPHLPTTQVRGATFVINGKPSIVLTDLNQRYASIWFALMHELYHVLYDMEEIEKQVFHLTGEPDLFLLQEEQANDFSREYLFGRDKVKYIRPYIDSPVVVKEFAKKSQVDPSLVYTYYCYDMEADEKGSFWAKYHAYQPDVKRALRELNVNTFDKDSIDDTIKYLNDHVFNI from the coding sequence ATGAGCGATAACGGTTTTATTAATGAATTTTATAAGCTATTGAATCCAGCGGATCCTTGGACTGGGGATGAAGAGAGCCTTAAAGCGCTTTTCGAGATTAAGCTGCAACAATATGGGCTAACGATGAACCAGGCAGAAAAACTGCTCTCCATGCAGAAAAGAACACTGGAAGGTATACTGGATAAATCCGCAAAGCGGATTGATGTGGTGAGCCTGCTCAAGCTTGGGCAGTTTCTCGGGCTGAATACCGATGCGCTTTTTAAGCTTTATCTGAAAGAGGCTTCGCATGATATCGTGGGCGAACTGGAGGATGCTAAAAGAAAGAGTTTTATCGTATCGAATTTCGACACCAAAAACCTGCACAAATCCGGCTTCATCAAATCAAAGACTGATTTTGATGAAATCGAAAAGAGGATCGTTTCTTATTTCGGGCTGAATTCTATTTATGAATATGGTACCAAAAGCTATATACCAGCCTTTAGCAGAACCAAGAGAAGTGCAAATGTGCTGATGAAGGAGTTTTGGGTACGCTCTGCCTATTCACATTTTGAAAAGATAAATAATCCCAATGCTTTTGACCGGGAGGCACTTGTTGACCTGATTCCCAAAATCAGGCCATATACGATGAACGTGGAATCGGGGCTGAAAATTGTCAGCCAGGCCCTGTTCAATGCGGGGGTAACGGTGATTTATCAACCTCATTTACCGACGACCCAAGTCAGGGGCGCGACTTTCGTGATTAATGGAAAGCCCAGTATTGTGCTCACCGATCTCAACCAGCGTTATGCCAGCATCTGGTTTGCACTCATGCATGAGCTCTATCACGTGTTATATGACATGGAGGAGATTGAGAAGCAGGTATTTCATCTGACCGGCGAGCCGGATCTGTTTCTGCTACAGGAGGAGCAGGCGAACGATTTTTCAAGGGAATACCTTTTTGGCAGGGATAAGGTCAAATATATCCGGCCCTACATCGACAGTCCCGTAGTGGTGAAGGAGTTTGCCAAAAAAAGCCAGGTTGATCCCTCGCTGGTGTATACCTATTATTGTTACGACATGGAGGCAGACGAAAAAGGCAGTTTCTGGGCTAAATACCATGCTTACCAGCCTGATGTCAAAAGGGCCCTACGGGAACTCAATGTCAATACTTTCGATAAGGATAGTATTGACGATACCATCAAATATCTAAATGATCACGTTTTTAACATTTAA
- a CDS encoding ATP-binding protein: MQLLHIKFLSDYKQFKKDQLITFSTDDDEQIESYILKISVLVGRNGSGKTTLMSIIAQFFHHIERYNGKIPADIEICYVIGILGRSRTVTLIHQYNLLRISIGDTRYKNMQVIPKKNPHEWDNKIIDSAEPAVTFDEIAQYMPTSIVTSVFSMHGEYPNPRPGNYEGRQLLADRSITRMYGDNHFDLGSISRGIVRFLRMYLAKGSRVKSLLGLFDLKFNDRVLTKDWRRSNGNDAWVDVDRKWLAENDVDVQMEHIFLNDIEFKRGDRLINLSNMSSGEKMLLLRAISILDAIEQNSLVIIEEPELHLDPVWNRQLVTLFRTFFSSYRAHILIATHDYSLIKSIPPSRLVFLNQGRDEAIKNTYLASYDDLFSTLYGGSYRPNKVEQDLLKSIESKPLAELKDIFSEMGNSLYKYLVFKKIAKLEEDVEGN, from the coding sequence ATGCAGCTCTTACACATTAAATTTCTCTCAGACTATAAACAGTTCAAAAAGGATCAGCTCATTACCTTCAGTACAGACGATGATGAGCAAATTGAATCCTATATCCTGAAAATTTCCGTACTGGTTGGCCGGAACGGAAGTGGTAAAACAACTCTGATGAGCATCATTGCCCAGTTCTTTCACCACATCGAACGCTATAACGGCAAAATTCCAGCTGACATTGAGATCTGTTATGTCATAGGGATACTGGGCAGGAGCCGCACTGTGACTCTGATCCATCAATACAACCTGCTCCGGATTTCCATTGGTGATACCCGCTATAAAAACATGCAGGTTATACCCAAAAAAAATCCCCACGAATGGGACAACAAAATTATCGATTCAGCTGAACCCGCCGTCACTTTTGACGAAATCGCGCAGTATATGCCCACCAGTATTGTCACTTCGGTGTTTTCCATGCACGGAGAATATCCGAATCCCCGGCCTGGCAATTACGAAGGCCGCCAGTTGCTCGCCGACAGGTCTATCACCAGAATGTATGGGGATAACCATTTTGACCTGGGCTCAATTTCCAGGGGAATCGTACGTTTTTTGAGAATGTACCTCGCCAAAGGCAGCCGCGTTAAGAGCCTGCTCGGGCTTTTCGACCTCAAATTTAATGACCGGGTTTTAACCAAAGACTGGAGAAGATCAAATGGCAACGACGCCTGGGTTGATGTAGACCGTAAATGGTTAGCTGAAAATGATGTTGATGTGCAGATGGAACATATCTTCCTGAACGATATCGAATTCAAGCGGGGCGATCGGCTGATCAACCTGAGCAACATGAGCTCGGGTGAAAAAATGCTCTTATTGCGTGCGATATCCATTCTTGATGCGATCGAACAAAATTCACTGGTCATCATTGAAGAACCCGAGCTCCACTTAGACCCGGTGTGGAACCGGCAGCTGGTTACCCTGTTCCGAACCTTTTTTTCTTCTTACCGCGCGCACATTCTCATTGCCACCCATGATTATTCGCTGATCAAATCCATTCCGCCTTCGCGTCTGGTCTTTTTAAACCAGGGCAGGGACGAGGCCATTAAAAATACTTACCTGGCCTCTTATGACGACCTTTTTTCAACACTCTATGGAGGGAGTTACCGACCCAACAAAGTTGAGCAGGACCTGCTCAAGAGTATCGAATCCAAACCTTTAGCGGAACTCAAAGATATTTTTTCAGAAATGGGAAATTCGCTCTACAAATATTTAGTGTTCAAGAAAATAGCTAAACTCGAAGAAGATGTGGAAGGTAACTAA
- a CDS encoding site-specific integrase, whose product MKQVRDVFIFCCFTGLAYVDVFKLKQENIRKGIDGDRWIFTNRQKTKTRSSVPLLSTAVEIVDRYSTNKVCLNKGLLLPVPSNQKMSEYLKEIADLCGIDKKLTSHIARHTFATTVTLLNGVPIESVSKMLGHTNITLLNARTIFGPLLTCSFN is encoded by the coding sequence TTGAAGCAGGTAAGAGATGTTTTTATTTTCTGCTGTTTTACTGGTTTGGCTTATGTCGATGTCTTCAAACTGAAACAGGAGAATATCAGAAAGGGAATTGATGGCGACCGATGGATCTTTACCAACAGGCAGAAAACCAAAACAAGGTCATCGGTTCCGCTACTGTCAACAGCTGTTGAAATTGTCGATAGATATTCCACCAACAAAGTTTGCCTCAATAAAGGCTTGCTTCTTCCAGTTCCCAGCAATCAAAAGATGAGCGAATACCTGAAGGAGATTGCCGACCTCTGCGGAATTGATAAAAAACTCACCTCACACATTGCCCGCCATACTTTTGCGACTACGGTTACACTATTGAACGGTGTCCCGATAGAAAGCGTATCGAAGATGCTCGGACATACGAACATCACGTTATTGAATGCTCGTACCATTTTTGGACCTCTTTTAACTTGCAGCTTTAACTAA